From a region of the Lactuca sativa cultivar Salinas chromosome 4, Lsat_Salinas_v11, whole genome shotgun sequence genome:
- the LOC111917378 gene encoding L-type lectin-domain containing receptor kinase VII.1 has translation MFLNLPAMNNKYLSFHYLLLLFIFYLQLTPSAAVDFIINSFSSSSISLYGNATIQSNILTLTNSTPGQIGRALYPEKIPTKNSSSLLPFSTSFIFAMAPTTNVLPGHGLVFLFTPVTGIQNTAAAQNLGLFSRGVDGNSSNHVFGVEFDVFRNQEFEDINENHVGIDVNSLTSVNSTDAGYYEDQDGIFRRLQLNNGRNYQVWIDYKDFMINVTMAPVGIKKPTRCLICVPLNLSDVFEDEMYVGFTAATGQLIQSHKILSWSFSNSNFSLSDDLITEGLPSFVLPGKPIYRSTGFIVGLTLGILVLLIASSFLGFIWIKRKRRIAKEKADMEDWELEYWPHRIPFQEIDVATKSFSDENVIGIGGNGKVYKGVIGGTEIAVKRIAHDNNDGVREFLAEVSSLGRLKHRNLVGLRGWCKKEKGSLILVYDYMENGSLDKVLFDRKDDTKILNFNDRMRILKDVANGVLYLHEGWESKVLHRDIKSSNVLLDKEMNAKLGDFGLARMHQHGQVATTTRVVGTAGYLAPEVIKTGRASTQTDVFSFGILILEVITGKRPITEGTIALVNWVSQLMEQGKLISAMDEKLKGQGGEIEIDVEEVEMVLHLGLLCAHPDAKMRPTMRQIVKVLEGERRKEGDESEGEGEEMEVYLLEKMKSKDLWTKYAQTLSSGSGSYSHPTFGEGQEKLKFERGRDDID, from the exons ATGTTCCTTAATCTCCCTGCCATGAACAACAAATACCTTTCTTTTCATTATCTCCTCCTACTCTTCATCTTCTACCTCCAGCTCACACCTTCCGCCGCCGTTGATTtcatcatcaactccttcagttCCTCCTCCATCTCACTTTATGGCAACGCCACCATCCAATCCAACATCCTCACCCTCACAAACTCCACTCCTGGTCAAATTGGACGCGCTTTGTACCCAGAGAAGATCCCCACAAAGAATTCGTCGTCACTCCTCCCTTTCTCCACCTCCTTCATCTTCGCCATGGCACCCACCACAAACGTTCTTCCAGGCCACGGCTTAGTATTTCTGTTCACCCCAGTCACCGGGATTCAAAACACAGCCGCAGCTCAGAATCTTGGTCTGTTTAGTAGAGGTGTTGATGGGAATTCAAGCAATCATGTGTTTGGTGTTGAATTTGATGTGTTTAGAAACCAAGAGTTTGAAGATATTAATGAAAACCATGTAGGTATCGATGTCAATTCTTTAACATCCGTTAATTCAACGGATGCTGGGTATTATGAAGATCAAGATGGGATTTTTAGAAGATTACAGCTCAACAATGGCCGAAACTATCAAGTGTGGATTGATTACAAAGATTTTATGATTAATGTGACTATGGCTCCTGTCGGGATCAAGAAACCCACCAGGTGTTTGATATGTGTCCCGCTGAATTTATCCGATGTTTTTGAAGATGAAATGTATGTGGGATTTACTGCTGCCACCGGGCAATTGATTCAAAGCCACAAGATCTTGAGTTGGAGCTTTAGCAATTCGAATTTCTCATTGAGTGATGATCTGATTACCGAAGGACTCCCCTCATTTGTGCTTCCTGGTAAGCCTATTTATCGATCAACAGGGTTCATCGTTGGTTTAACATTGGGTATACTCGTCCTTCTCATCGCTTCTAGTTTTCTTGGTTTTATTTGGATCAAGAGAAAGAGAAGGATAGCAAAAGAGAAAGCAGATATGGAGGATTGGGAACTAGAATACTGGCCTCACAGAATCCCTTTTCAAGAAATCGATGTAGCAACAAAAAGTTTTTCCGATGAAAATGTGATCGGAATCGGTGGAAACGGGAAGGTCTACAAAGGGGTCATCGGAGGCACTGAAATCGCCGTGAAAAGGATCGCCCATGACAACAACGACGGCGTCAGAGAGTTCTTGGCGGAGGTCTCAAGTCTCGGCAGACTAAAACACCGGAATCTCGTCGGATTAAGAGGCTGGTGCAAGAAAGAAAAAGGCAGCTTAATCTTAGTTTACGATTACATGGAAAACGGAAGTCTAGACAAAGTGTTATTCGATCGGAAAGATGACACCAAGATCTTGAATTTCAACGACAGAATGAGAATCTTGAAAGATGTCGCAAATGGGGTTTTGTATTTACACGAAGGATGGGAATCGAAGGTTTTACATCGAGACataaagtcaagcaatgtgttACTCGACAAAGAAATGAACGCAAAATTAGGCGATTTCGGGTTAGCCCGGATGCACCAACACGGACAAGTGGCGACCACCACTCGGGTGGTCGGAACCGCCGGATACCTAGCGCCGGAGGTAATCAAAACCGGCCGCGCCTCCACGCAAACCGACGTTTTCAGTTTCGGAATCCTAATTCTCGAAGTAATAACCGGGAAACGACCGATAACTGAAGGAACAATTGCTTTAGTGAATTGGGTATCCCAATTGATGGAACAGGGCAAGCTAATTTCCGCCATGGATGAGAAGTTAAAAGGTCAGGGTGGGGAAATTGAAATTGACGTTGAGGAAGTCGAAATGGTGCTGCATTTGGGGCTATTGTGCGCACATCCCGATGCGAAAATGCGACCGACGATGAGACAGATTGTGAAGGTGTTAGAAGGGGAGAGGAGGAAGGAAGGAGATGAATCTGAAGGTGAAGGTGAAGAAATGGAGGTTTACTTGTTGGAGAAGATGAAATCAAAGGATTTGTGGACGAAATATGCTCAGACGTTGAGTTCAGGATCAGGGTCGTATTCGCATCCGACATTTGGGGAG GGACAGGAGAAATTGAAATTTGAAAGGGGAAGGGATGATATTgattga